GAATATCTTCTAGTTTTGGCTGAAATAGCGAAGGCGAAACAGACGGGTAGGGAGCTACAACTTGGATAAAATAAAACCTAATCAGATGCTTGGCTTTGGTACATATGGTCGAACCGGCATAGATGGACAGAGGGCTATCGAATATGCCCTTGAGATCGGGTACCGCCACCTGGATACCGCGCAGAGCTATGATACCGAGCATGAGACCGGCGCCGCTTTGAAAGCATCCGGCGTGGATCGCGACTCAGTTTTCGTCACGACCAAGGTGACCCCTGAGAATTTCGCGCCGGGCAAATTGGTCCCGTCCCTGGAACGGAGTCTCGGCCAACTCGGCCTGGACCAGGTTGACCTGGCGCTGATTCATTGGCCCGCGCCGAATGGCGACCGCCCACTCAGGGATTATCTGCCGCAGCTTGTGCAGGCTCAGGAAGCTGGTCTGACACGCTTGATCGGTGTCTCGAACTTCACCATCTCGATGTTGGGCGAGGCGCTTGATACTGTCGGGCGGGATACACTGTTCACCAACCAGATTGAGTGCAACCCGCTGTTTCAAAATCGTAATGTTACTGACTGGTGCAAAGAAAACGGAATTCTGGTGACATGTTATCAACCGCTTGCAAAAGGGTTGGCGAGACGCAATTCTACCTTGAACACCGTTGCGGAACGATTGGGAGCCACGCCTGAGCAGGTTGCTCTCGCCTATGAGCTTGCCCACGGGTTTGCCGCTATTCCGACGTCTTCTCAACCCCAGCACATCACGTCCAATTTTGAAGCGCAGAAGTTGCGACTATCGCCAGCCGACCTGTCGGCCATTGCTAAGATTCCAGCGAATTCGCGTTCTATCGATCCGGATTGGGGCCCCGACTGGGATCCGAACCGATAACTCAATGTACGTGGTATTATCGTTACTATAAACACGAACCTGCGAAAGGAAGACAATGGAAGGCATTACAAGCATCGGGCATGTTGCCATCAAGGTGAAGGATCTCGATCAGACGTTGGCGTTCTATCGCGATAAGTTGGATTTCCCCGAGATGCTGCGCCTCAGGAATGACGACGAGTCCACATGGCTCGTCTATCTGCGGGTTACCGACAATCAGTACATAGAAATTTTCCCCGGTGCCGAAGGTGACCGGGCGCCGGGTCCAAATGCGAACGCAATGAACCATCTGTGCTTGACCGTTGATGATTTGGACGTTGTGGTCTCAAAGCTTGAACAAGCCGGTATCGTATTGACTTCGCCGATCAAACCGGGCTTGGACGGGAACCGCCAAGCGTGGATTGCTGATCCTGACGGAAACCGGATTGAATTGATGGAAATGTCACCAGATTGCCTGCAATTGAAAGCCATTCGCGAAATGCGTGCGAAGGCACCTGCATAGACACCTATGGGTAAAGCTGGTCCTCGCCTTAAAGATATTGCCGAACATACCGGGTTTTCGGTGAATACTGTGTCGCTGGCTCTTCGGGACAGCCCACGGATTCCGCCAGAGACCCGGAAAAAGATCCGCTTGGCGGCGGACCAGCTAAATTATCTGCCGAACCAGATTGCGCAATCTTTGGTTAGTCGCGAGACCAAATCAATTGGCTTGATCCTCACAGATCTTCAGAATCCTGTGCTGACACATGTTGCTCAAGCGATCGAAACCGAGTTGGCAAAACGCGGATATGCCACCTTGTTTGCGACGTCGAACAACAACCTCGCCGAAGAAGCCAAGATGGTCGAGTTGTTTCGGCAAAGGCGCGCCGACGGGATGCTGATATTCCCCTGCTCGCATCGGCGCCTTGAGCACATCAAACGGCTGCGGGACCGGAATTATCCTGTCGTCCTGCTTGTCGGTGATCCCGACGCCGGGATAGACGCCGTTAGCATGGATGAGCGGGCCGGGGCCTACGCGGCAACACGACACTTGTTGGACATCGGGCACCGTAAGATTGCTTTGGTCGATGGGGCGCAAACGCTTGGAAATACCGAAAAGATAGAAGGTTATCGTCAGGCTCATGCCGATTGCGGTGTGGAGATTGACCGAAGCATAGAGATCGATCCGACCGACCATTCCGTCGC
This DNA window, taken from Qingshengfaniella alkalisoli, encodes the following:
- a CDS encoding LacI family DNA-binding transcriptional regulator yields the protein MGKAGPRLKDIAEHTGFSVNTVSLALRDSPRIPPETRKKIRLAADQLNYLPNQIAQSLVSRETKSIGLILTDLQNPVLTHVAQAIETELAKRGYATLFATSNNNLAEEAKMVELFRQRRADGMLIFPCSHRRLEHIKRLRDRNYPVVLLVGDPDAGIDAVSMDERAGAYAATRHLLDIGHRKIALVDGAQTLGNTEKIEGYRQAHADCGVEIDRSIEIDPTDHSVAAGYWAMAKLMARNVRFSGLFASNDSLALGVLRYCTKHGIRVPENLSIVGYDNIEFGEYATTPLTSVDYDVERVSSMAVERVIGLIRSEDALPAPNVLQIEPNLIVRQSTMPKA
- a CDS encoding VOC family protein; translated protein: MEGITSIGHVAIKVKDLDQTLAFYRDKLDFPEMLRLRNDDESTWLVYLRVTDNQYIEIFPGAEGDRAPGPNANAMNHLCLTVDDLDVVVSKLEQAGIVLTSPIKPGLDGNRQAWIADPDGNRIELMEMSPDCLQLKAIREMRAKAPA
- a CDS encoding aldo/keto reductase; this translates as MDKIKPNQMLGFGTYGRTGIDGQRAIEYALEIGYRHLDTAQSYDTEHETGAALKASGVDRDSVFVTTKVTPENFAPGKLVPSLERSLGQLGLDQVDLALIHWPAPNGDRPLRDYLPQLVQAQEAGLTRLIGVSNFTISMLGEALDTVGRDTLFTNQIECNPLFQNRNVTDWCKENGILVTCYQPLAKGLARRNSTLNTVAERLGATPEQVALAYELAHGFAAIPTSSQPQHITSNFEAQKLRLSPADLSAIAKIPANSRSIDPDWGPDWDPNR